ATATCAGCTATGTATAGAACAAGAACAAAAGTTATGTAAAGCTGAGTTGGTGttggaatttgaagaaataaagTAAACCTTGTGCTGCCAAGTAGTAAGTAGAAGGCAGAAGTAGCGAAGGGGCCGAATGCTGCGAAGCACAAGGGCTCTCCCAATCCTTGGTAACTTAACCGAAATGGCGGGCACTACATCAGATACTAAGCTTCAGAAGTCCTTCCAAGATAAGAAAGGACATATATATCAAAAGGAAACATGTAACTATTATGTCACCATGGAATATATTTACAATTATGACTTGCCAAGCACAATTGCTGGATCTAGGAGGCAGCTCAAAGCCTCAAATGTAGAACTTGCTATAAAACTTTGTAACAGACGGGATATTCAATTCTTCAAAAAAGATTTAAACATTCGACAAACTAGAGAGATTTTTGTTACCTGATATACATAACCACAGAGAATTGCACAAGCCAGGAATAATATTGCATGGATGTTTCCTTCCCCCATAGATGTCCATGCCAGGCCCGCAAAGCCAAGTAGAAGTGACGAGTAAGCAGCAATAAAGGCCACTGAACGGCTTCCCAAAGTGATAGCAAAGCACAATTAGCGAGATcttgtttgttttctctttgaataatcttgtttttcatcataACATAAAAGTTCATAGTTTCTATTAACCATTTACCTGCCGACCAAATTCACAACTGATTCTTTCTTGTTCTTATCTGCTCCTGTATCGAAATCATAAACATCGTTGCTGCCCATGGATCACACAGATGAATCTTAACATCTTGTATAACATGGTATACACACGAGGATAGTTTTCTGATGGTGTactttatttttagcaaacatACAGCCAGTGAAATTACTCATTCTCctagagtgaaaaaaaaaaaatacaaataaaaaaaaaactcagtagAGTGAATCAGCAGGGCAGTACATTCGATTAAACCACAGGAAAATGGAAGTTTGAAAATCAATGCCCACACAAAACAGTAGTCTCGTACAAGGTCTTTTGCTAAGCTTGTTccaacttaatttattttcaaatcatccTCCTATTTTTTCAGAACTCACCTTAGATTGAGCCACGTTATGATAAGAATTGAAGAAACCAAGAGCGAAAAGTAGCGTCTTGCTGAAAAGATGCCTGTTTGCAAATAAGCAGCTGCACCACCTACCTGTTCCACAAACCATGAAATATGTAAGCCAGGAAAAGATGAATGAAGCATGATGCACATCACCAACCATTAATCCTCAAAAGCATAGTCATtgaatcaatattaaaagaacCATTGGCACTAATTATAAGGAAAAACTCACAGTTAGAGGAACCAAAGCAACAGAGTAAATAGGCAATTTGACTGCCCTCCATATCAAGGTTGCTTTAGGAACATCCTCCCGAGTTTCACTTTCATGTGCATTTTCAGCATAATTTGCTATACTTCCTGAAAAAGCCCGCCAACATTGAATTCCTTTCTTGAATTCTAACCGGCTTATACGAATCCCACAGACAAAAATTTGGGCAGTACAGCAGCACAATGATGATTTTTTGGAAGCATTTGAAGTAAGAGCTCCCGGATAAGACCTGGGAAAGttggtaaaaaataacaacaataataataataaaaaaaagagacttgATGAAATAAACTATTAGTAAATGCAGAAACAATAGGCACGCATGATGTCCTCACTTTCTCTTCTGTTCTAAGGTAAAGTAGAGCAGTTTAAGGAGTAAAACCATAATCAAGAAATGCAGTGCTAAGCAATAGAAACATTAAATACAGTTTGAACTACAAGCTTCCCATCATTAATAGATTTCTAAGTACATCAGGCCAAAGGACATATCATTTCCAAATATTCTTACTGCATGGAATACACCTTGTAACAGCACTGATTCTGGAGTTGTGTTTCACACCCAGAGTAAGTTTCTTTAGACTCCAAACTCTCTTAGCTAGCAAAAGAAGCATCATCAATCACATGGAACTCAGTGAATGATTGATTGTATTACACCAAAAATTCAAGTCTACTTGATGTGAATTTCAACAAGCTCACAAATCATGCCATCTCAACATTTGTTAAACCTTTTGTTCAAACAATGTTTCAAATTTAGCAGAATCAATTGAAGTAAACTAAGAACTCATTAAATTATACTGAGCAATTTAAGTAATCAAATTAAGAATAGTGAGTTGATGTTAAACAGATGAATTGAGATTAGtctcatagtaaaaaaaaatcaagtacaaaaatgaattgaataacTTGCCTTGTTGCATAACTCTGCCTCACTTGATAATAATGGAGTTTCTTGAGACTAGACCCCTGGTGGAGGCTACAAAACGCTGCTGCCATTATTGCTATCAAATGAAGTATATCTTTCTTTAATGATTATCTACAAGTAGGAACGAAGAGAAGACAAGACATTCAGTTCGTCATTTAATCATTAATCCCTTCTGCAGACGAtgataaactaaactaaactaaaaagaaaaaaagagagagaaaaacctTGATAACAGTAAACCCTCTTGCC
This DNA window, taken from Populus alba chromosome 17, ASM523922v2, whole genome shotgun sequence, encodes the following:
- the LOC118048730 gene encoding 2-carboxy-1,4-naphthoquinone phytyltransferase, chloroplastic; the encoded protein is MAAAFCSLHQGSSLKKLHYYQVRQSYATRSYPGALTSNASKKSSLCCCTAQIFVCGIRISRLEFKKGIQCWRAFSGSIANYAENAHESETREDVPKATLIWRAVKLPIYSVALVPLTVGGAAAYLQTGIFSARRYFSLLVSSILIITWLNLSNDVYDFDTGADKNKKESVVNLVGSRSVAFIAAYSSLLLGFAGLAWTSMGEGNIHAILFLACAILCGYVYQCPPFRLSYQGLGEPLCFAAFGPFATSAFYLLLGSTSEMSILPLTGTILSASLLVGFTTTLILFCSHFHQVEEDKAVGKFSPLVRLGTERGSGVVKVAVAMLYSLLFASGLSRALPLACILLCSLTLPMGKLVVGFVEENYKDKGKIFMAKYFCVRLHALFGAALASGLVAARAFQGYFS